In the genome of Parasteatoda tepidariorum isolate YZ-2023 chromosome 10, CAS_Ptep_4.0, whole genome shotgun sequence, the window aaaggaaaattatgcaaacaaaattttaaaaagtcattgtTACAGCTTATaagaacatttatttagaagaaagcaacattatttattatcttttcaattcaaaagtaaagcaatttcaattaatataaaagctATGTGCTTAATTAAAACTTGTTACCAAACACATATGGTATGAAAAGTGTAACCAACAAGCTTATAAATGACATTTGCACTTTACTtagagacatttttaaattatctgatGCCATGTTTAATACTATCCATTTAGGATGTTTCATATATTTAACTTCTTCaggcaaatttaaattaaagcaatcaattttcaactcttttatagttaaaatgtgGATCATTTTCAACTCTAATTGTACACAAGCATGAAAATAATCATCTGTCATCTTTAAATCATAAAAGCGTAAACACAGGTGCACAACATTATCCATATAAGGTGGATCTATACAAATAGGTGGTGGGTTCCGTGCTGCAATGAGGaaagtattaattatattaatataaatgatacagtattttaaaacagaaatgtatGCTTAAGACAATACAAAATATgttgtacaaatattttacctGATACAGTCTCATTAATGATTGTCTTTTGATCAATAGTTAAAGCTGCTGAAATCCCATATTCTTTAGGAAGATAAGAAAATTTCACACAAcctataaaaagcaaaatttgttaatccaagtttaaagaaaatggtaaaaacaattcatgattatgttatatttttcacctattaatgaatctaaaaaaagtaaaacataaattatcaattcattttaaactgttcactttttaagaattaaattaattaatttgtagaCATCatgagtttataaaagaaaatgcctttttaaatCGAGAACAGAAAAGgaaatagaaacatacaaaaacaCTAAAAGAGAATCGAAACATATAAGTTCaatacaaaatgaattaaaaataaaaaggtttaaaatagaTACAAACAATGAAAAGCAGATCAGGGTAAGGTTTTGatgtcaaaaactaaattttgacaTGGCACATCAAAAACCTGTCAAAATTCTgtgtaaaaaacttttattatcatTGGAGATATTTTATTAGAAGTTAAATCATGCATAATACTTAcatcataattattatactataaatatgattaatataAGATctcatttacagaaaaatatagtcaaagttattgaaactattaGCTggattttctaaaaacatgGTATTAACACTTTAAGATCAATATTATTTGCTATAACTAGGAGTTGCTAATTATCAatctaatattgattttaatcatgTTATGTCACAATATCTCAACATTTGCCACTAATACATACATGAACATTGACCATAAATCAtaactataatatatttcttgGTAAGCAaactaataacttaaaaaaaaaaatgcaattataaatatttatttaattagttattaattttttcaatcactGGATTCAAGGTTTAATTAAGTCATTATCACTACTTAAtacaatta includes:
- the LOC107444466 gene encoding uncharacterized protein isoform X1, which codes for MKQLFVTCVLSLVLACCANNIVLNNAVSELDRNGCACKEFTCGCCLTITVPEIKLNDTGCVKFSYLPKEYGISAALTIDQKTIINETVSARNPPPICIDPPYMDNVVHLCLRFYDLKMTDDYFHACVQLELKMIHILTIKELKIDCFNLNLPEEVKYMKHPKWIVLNMASDNLKMSLSKVQMSFISLLVTLFIPYVFGNKF